In a single window of the Hoyosella subflava DQS3-9A1 genome:
- a CDS encoding class I SAM-dependent methyltransferase: MAPDKFLGQTKYTMSARVYDAISAEWPVYRAGRIAAVEMLRLQPGMKVLDIGCGTGLNLPLVIRKIGPHGVYVGLDRSPEMLEEAQRKASRQELRNVSLLEADATEVRSDELTHAIDGTAFDAVIATYALSLMREPRAGFEVAVAASRSGARIAVADMQLPNGLARVFAPIARLACYLGGADITARPWTLVEERCVDVEAASFRGGHIQVRAGTVD; encoded by the coding sequence ATGGCGCCAGACAAATTCTTGGGCCAGACGAAATACACGATGTCGGCACGGGTCTACGACGCAATCTCGGCGGAGTGGCCAGTCTATCGGGCAGGCAGGATAGCTGCGGTCGAGATGCTTCGGCTCCAGCCAGGGATGAAGGTTCTTGATATCGGCTGCGGAACCGGACTGAATCTCCCCCTAGTCATCCGAAAGATTGGTCCACATGGCGTTTACGTCGGGCTCGACAGGAGCCCCGAGATGCTGGAAGAGGCGCAGCGCAAAGCCTCGCGGCAGGAGCTCCGCAATGTCTCGCTGCTGGAGGCTGATGCAACGGAAGTGAGGTCAGATGAGCTCACTCACGCTATCGATGGCACAGCCTTTGACGCCGTGATCGCCACCTACGCGCTGTCACTGATGCGCGAACCGCGTGCGGGATTCGAAGTCGCGGTAGCCGCATCACGGTCCGGTGCCCGGATCGCTGTTGCTGATATGCAGCTTCCCAATGGGCTCGCGAGGGTCTTTGCCCCGATCGCTCGCCTCGCGTGCTACCTCGGTGGCGCGGACATCACAGCGCGGCCTTGGACGCTCGTGGAGGAACGATGCGTTGATGTGGAAGCGGCAAGTTTCCGGGGCGGGCACATTCAAGTCCGCGCGGGCACAGTCGATTAG
- a CDS encoding IS607 family transposase has protein sequence MNLATWAQRNGVARVTAYRWFRSGLLPVPARKVGRLILVDDPAAEMQSSGCTAVYARVSSADQKADLHRQVARVTAWATDRRIPVDKVVTEVGSALNGHRRKFLALLRDPSIARIVVEHRDRFCRFGSEYVQAALAAHGRELVVIDSSEVDDDLVRDMTEILTSMCARLYSKRAAANKANRAITATTDGPDRRVA, from the coding sequence ATGAACCTCGCGACGTGGGCACAGCGCAACGGTGTCGCGCGTGTGACCGCGTATCGCTGGTTCCGTTCCGGCCTGCTGCCGGTCCCTGCACGCAAGGTTGGGCGGCTAATCCTGGTCGATGATCCCGCCGCCGAGATGCAATCGAGTGGTTGTACGGCGGTGTATGCGCGGGTGTCGTCAGCGGATCAGAAAGCCGATTTGCATCGCCAGGTCGCGCGGGTAACCGCGTGGGCGACCGATCGGCGCATACCGGTCGACAAGGTCGTGACCGAGGTCGGGTCGGCGTTGAACGGTCACCGCCGCAAGTTCCTCGCCCTGCTGCGGGACCCGTCGATCGCGCGGATCGTTGTTGAGCATCGGGACCGGTTCTGCCGATTCGGGTCCGAGTACGTCCAAGCCGCGCTCGCGGCTCACGGTCGCGAGCTTGTGGTGATCGATTCGTCCGAGGTTGACGACGATTTGGTGCGGGACATGACCGAGATCCTCACCAGCATGTGCGCCCGGTTGTACAGCAAACGGGCCGCGGCGAACAAGGCCAATCGCGCGATCACCGCCACCACGGACGGCCCGGATCGGCGGGTGGCGTGA